Part of the Lolium rigidum isolate FL_2022 chromosome 6, APGP_CSIRO_Lrig_0.1, whole genome shotgun sequence genome, TTGATTAGTTTGACCGCGACATGGGGCTGTACCGGAAGAATTCAGGAGGATACATGTCTTTCGTGTTGTTGCATTGCTATAGAAAGCTCAAAAAGAGCGGGAAGTGGCGGTTGATGCGTATTTCCATGTCGAAGGGGAAAATGGTGCCtttgatctggatgcgccgctcGCAATATCGGCAGGGCGCCCTATcgacaacaaggctgccaaggccgccttggcggaCGCATCGGCGACCGAGAAGACGCAGTCGTTGATCACCAAGTGCCTCCCCGATGTCTCCTCGACCCTGCTCATCCGTGACaaaaaggccgacgaaaggtgggcagCGTTGTTCAAGAGGAAAGATGaaaagatggagctcaagaaacacACAGAGGACTTCTCCCTGTTGATCTCGTCGACAgttggaatgtctccccggacactGACGACGCACAACTTCTACAAAGGCATGATCCTCGACGAGATCCACGCCAAAATGGCGACAGCGAACGCAGCAGCAGTAACCCCACCCCCGGAGGCAATGGCGGCACCAGCAACCGCGTCGGCTACAGCGTCTGCTAGTACACCTGTATCAGCGTTGGCATCGGCGTCGGCCTCGGTATCGGCGACGGAGCAGCTAGACCGGGTAGAacacgacgaggtcgtcgtgctcgacaggCCTACGTTGACTCAAGATGCGCCGTCGACGTCGCCGAACGCCTTCTTCTAAATTATGTTTAATTTGCACATCCAATCTGTAATATGATCCTTTGATCGCGACGAGTTCGGCGGAAACAATCTATTTTGAATGTGAACTATTTGAATTTATGTTTAGGGTGGTTTTTTGAGACGCGGCTGGAAACTGACGCGCCCTAAAACGCGGCACCGAGAAACATCATCCCAAACTCTTGATCCGGCGCGTTTTGGGGACGCGGCGACTGGATATGCTCTAGGAAGACACTAAACGAAGAACCCTTGATGTCCAGCTACGGTGTGTCGAGCTGCCCCTCCAACCAGCCTCGATTAGAGACGAATTGAATCTCGTGGCTTTGATTTGAGTTGCTCCTAACCTAGTAGTAGCTTTAGCTTTGATTTGAAGATGAACTAAATCtagtcagagcatctccagtcgcgtcccccaaaccgtcccccaaagggatttggggcgcgccggacagaaaatgcgttccagccgcgtcccccaaagcccttttttgtccggcgcgccccgatacggtgtccggcgccccgagcccgtccccgtcccacaggggacgcaccggggacgccggacacaacgaaaagtgaggcggggagtggcggggccgacccgtcagcggcacagggaaaattcgtctcacactcccgccaaatcccgccgctcccgccaaatcgtgcctataccgccgcgcatttcaggcctcccaaaacatatcccgccgccgattcatttctcctatcccgccgatttgtttctcccacccgccgtccacccgccggcgctaccctctccacatggcgccgccgacagcccccaaaaagatggcgaagaaagcggccaagaagccgccgggcaatgggacgaaagggcGACGAGCGCCGTtcgcgaggccgcggaaggcgccggctttgaagaagaagcccgaaggatggaccgacgatcaatggcagcaagattgcctgcgccggaagctatcgacggcggagcggaaaggacggagggcggcggagctggagaagaaggctctggcggcgcgccagcaccagcacataatcgccgggtgtatcgccgccaccaacgcgagcccatatagtacgaacgtgccggtgtacgttccgggattccttggccgacgctgcgtcgtctgagaagacgcaggcgtcgatcacgaaatgcctcgccgacgtctcctcgacctttatctcccgcgacaagaaggccgaccaaaggtgggccgagctgctcaagaggcaagaggagaagccggagctcaagaaacgcagggacgacatgtccctgccgagaacgtcgacggagggaatgtctccccggacgcgagcggcgcacaacttcttcaaaggccggatcctcgacgacatcgaagccaaaatggcggcggcggacgcggcggccccggcagcggcatcggcggcagcggcggtgcatcaagagcgggccgacgcgtcttctactcgctacacctgcgtcggcctctgcgtcggcgacggagcggacgaaCCATGCACGGCAACGggcggatcgcgacgaggtcatcgtgctcgacgggcctgcgtcgactcaggatacgacgccgtcgcccaacccctttcccttcttctaatttgcatacaccaccggtctgtaatatgatcgcgcgctcagtactttgatcgatcgccgctattctgatcgcgacgaatcggcgggaacgatctcttttgaatgcatctatttgaatttctgattgggggcggcgtttgggggacgcggctggggagcgacgtcccccaaacgcggcacgaacaaaacacgtcccccaaacgctcgatccggcgcggtttgggggacggtttgggggacgcgactggagatgctcagaCAAAAACCAGGGACGGACCGTGTGTAGCAATAGAAAAAGGTGGAGGGGTCAATCTCCACATATGTCATGGTTGGTGATGAACTAAACTATGAATCTGTCTGCTAGCTAAGATCGAACGATCCAAATTGCAGGAATCGAGTAGCCACAAGTATCTGGTAGTAGGTTTGCTTTCTTTTGTAGAGCTTGAAGGGCCCAATCACTCCTCTTCACCTTGACTTATCAGTTATCACTCTTTAGCTTTGACTTCTTTCCACGGACGTGGATAAGGCGGTCACACTATCCGCTGTTAGCTTGTGTAGTTCAACTAGGTAGTGTGGCCGTGTGTACGGTTTTTGCCGATTTTTCATATAACATTGTGCCACATGATTTTCTTGTCTAGTTTTCATTGTGCCACATttttttgtctagtttttcttGTAAACTGGTTGGTATCCTTTTCCAACTTAGTTCCCCTTATAAACTACTCAATTATACTATTCTTAACGAAAAACCAGAGCTCCTGATTTTTGCAAGTTTCCTTATAGGGCGTACTCAATGCTGGAGAAGGAAACTTCTAGGCAGCATTTCCCTTTAACTTTCTGTGCAATGAGGCTGATCTGGACCCAGAGGGCATAAGTGGAGGTGGCGCCAGGCCCACCCTTCTGACCAGTTCCGCTTATAAACTAGTCAATTCTGTTCTTCTTAATAAAAAAGAAAGCTAGAGCTCCAAAATGCACCATCTTATATTATACTATATAAATCCGGTTCTTACATTAGCATAACATAAGAAGGCGAAAGGAACATAAGACAACTATCGAAGAAATTCATACTTAGGTTGTATCCTCTATCAGATCGGCTGTATTGGTTTATATATCTGGAATCAGAGGTATGTTGCAGTTGGCAAGATGTCAATTGCTGAGACCAAGGAACTCTGTGAAGCTAGAATATTTGGGCTGCCACCCGATCTCAGCTCGAGTTTTGGAATTATCCATCCTCTTCCCTAATGGACCATCCGTCCCTGAAGTGAAGGAAAATGAACTCTGTAAGGCTTAGTAACTTTTTGTCCGATAAACAGCTAGACTAGACAACCTACCTGTGAAGCCCTCAAAGTTGCCGTCAAACTTCCCACTCCTGTTGACACGGTCCATTATTTCTTGCCTGCAAAGCCCCCAGACTCATATTAGTACACTTGCAATGCAGACCAAAACTGAAGTTAGTTGGGCAGTCCGTGAGCTGAAAAGGATGAAGGTTGCAGTGACCTGGACAGAGGCTGGTTGTCACAGCCCAAAAAGACACGACCACGAAGTTTCCTTTTCATGATGGTAATCCCAAGAGAAGCAGCATCCTGCAAATAGCATAAAAAGATGATAACAAACATGAAGACTGCATAGTAAATATACCCTGACAAATCATTTCACCCACATGTAATCAACAGGGCAAACATCTTGAGAGAATTTAATTATAtcaacagaaaaataaaatagggCTGGGTACCGTATAATACTGCGAGAATTTGCATTGTAAAGAGGAAAAAAGTAGGGCTAGGGCCAAGGATGAAGTGTGATCAAATATGGGTTGGATTGGCATATGTCGTACAAACTGCGTGTCGTAACTGGATAAGTAAATTCTCTCTTGACTCTACAACATCCGAACTGCAAACATACTCATCAAAGGACCATCCTATCATATAATAAATAAGTAGAAGATCTTACTTCATAATGGATCAGATTGATTATGAGATCTGGTCGTGCATCTACAGTTCCTTTGGACAGCCAGAAAACATGAGGACCTTGATCCATTTTGTGTTTCAAGTCAAGGAAAAAAACTTACTGTTTGTCTCCACTCTAATGTGCTCATAAGAGTATGGAAAAAAAATTGTATTTAACAATGCTTGATGTTTGGAATAAAAAAAAAGTAGCCTCTTGGTAAGGATATATAAAGTCCTCCTAGCCGGACGACACAGCCTCCTGCCTCGAGGACAACATTTTCTGCGTTCAGAAGGACATCAGTACGAGGGCTCCTACCAATTGGCACGCAAGGAGAATCCTACAGAAGTAAAATGGAAAATCAAGGCTAAATAAAAACAAGATAGTTGGAGGTAATACCAGAGCATCGGCAATGGAGTAAAACCTTTCGGAACATTGCATTTTCTAGCTTACATAATGATTGACTTATCATTATATTTTTCTTACCCAAAGCagatgaaaaaatggctaagaaaTCTTTGATTCTTTACAATAAGAAGTTCAGTTTAGATTTAAACTTCTACCTCGCTGCATAATCCATTGTCATTGCAGTCATACACGGCAGTACTTGATGTAAAAAGGAAAGAGCCTTCCCCACTCCAATTTGATGCTGCAACTCTGcacatgttttctcaaataagTTGTTCTACATGTCCTTCCTTGATACACTGTTGTGCCCAATAAAGATGCATATCATGTTTTACTGTAATGATATTATTATTTTCCATATCAATAGTATGTACACATACATTATTGAATATAGCCAGGATTCCTGCCAATCAAGTGGAAAATAATGATGCCTTGTATTTCAGCCAAAGCCCCTACAAAGTTAGTTTTGAATGAAATGTTCATTTTATGTATGTGACTTTAATGTTTTCATCGTCTTGGTCCTTGAAATGTGCTTATGAAGTTTGAAACATA contains:
- the LOC124660934 gene encoding uncharacterized protein LOC124660934, with the protein product MASTYLLPYPLPLTPPPAFASRCRVPMASAAPLGVTVSTSESVGQNDLLIVGPGVLGRIVAEKWQQEHPGCKIFGQTATTDHHSELTKIGIIPSLKGSRVGQKVPYVIFCAPPYRTDDYPGDLRVAASNWSGEGSFLFTSSTAVYDCNDNGLCSEDSPCVPIGRSPRTDVLLNAENVVLEAGGCVVRLGGLYKMDQGPHVFWLSKGTVDARPDLIINLIHYEDAASLGITIMKRKLRGRVFLGCDNQPLSRQEIMDRVNRSGKFDGNFEGFTGTDGPLGKRMDNSKTRAEIGWQPKYSSFTEFLGLSN